From Pyrenophora tritici-repentis strain M4 chromosome 1, whole genome shotgun sequence, the proteins below share one genomic window:
- a CDS encoding SrmB, Superfamily II DNA and RNA helicase, whose translation MFGAVRRYPATLSRSLAGISSRALRTPFTQTLGVLRIPLQTSRLANASFAGFHNSAKWQDAAAAAEAAQSISEDGPATKFAELATRGLVHPNLINTITKQMKLTTMTDVQTRTINEALSGVDVIAQAKTGTGKTLGFLIPVIQRIIQADPSLADKPRGYKRAKADDIRAIVMSPTRELAEQIAVEAKKVTSGTGIIVQCAVGGTRKREMLVKTQREGCHLMIATPGRLYDILSDPYSGIKAPRLNAFVLDEADRLLDDGFTKEIDEIKKILPDPEEVERQNLMFSATIPRNVVDLVRRTMRPGFHFAKCVDENEEPTHERIPQKIVMLAGFENIIPTLYELVCKEQAEAQRGGSRPFKAIVYFNSTAEVTLAASVFYKLNGGLKRGNSPLGGLRNFEIHAKLSQAQRTRAADDFRTAKSGVLFSSDVTARGMDFPEVTHVIQIGLPRDRDSYIHRLGRTGRAGKEGEGWLFLTPFEKQEVRRRLRDLPLTDSTKELNIAALDMSQESEIPEDINQILQQCVEAHKKVYPDQLDAAFRGLFGSYQWYGDKHGLVEGANRLAEFGWGMETPPPPPAAVFSGGRRGGGGGRSGGYGGNRDGGRGGFGDRGGDRRGGGGFGGDRGGDRRGGGGGGYSRGFGGGRGHGGHDTGPSRGFGGDRRGGSGGGGFGGDRQRREPRMAF comes from the exons ATGTTTGGTGCAGTGAGAAGATACCCGGCCACCCTCTCGAGGAGTCTGGCTGGAATCTCGTCTAGAGCCCTTCGCACACCCTTCACTCAGACTCTTGGTGTTCTACGGATACCATTGCAGACGTCCCGTCTCGCAAATGCCTCGTTTGCTGGCTTCCACAACAGCGCAAAGTGGCAAGATGCCGCGGCCGCAGCAGAGGCAGCCCAGAGCATCAGTGAGGACGGCCCGGCCACAAAGTTCGCAGAATTGGCCACACGCGGACTCGTGCACCCCAATCTCATCAACACGATTACGAAGCAGATGAAGTTGACGACCATGACGGATGTGCAAACCCGAACAATCAACGAGGCTTTGAGCGGCGTCGATGT CATTGCCCAGGCAAAGACTGGTACCGGTAAAACACTGGGTTTCCTCATTCCCGTTATTCAACGCATCATCCAAGCCGACCCAAGTCTCGCCGACAAGCCTAGAGGATACAAGCGCGCCAAAGCCGACGACATTAGGGCCATTGTCATGTCACCGACACGTGAATTGGCAGAGCAAATTGCCGTTGAGGCTAAGAAGGTCACCTCTGGCACTGGCATCATCGTGCAATGCGCAGTTGGTGGAACACGCAAGCGAGAGATGCTTGTGAAGACACAACGTGAAGGTTGCCATCTCATGATTGCAACACCCGGCCGACTGTACGATATTCTTTCCGACCCATACTCTGGTATCAAGGCACCAAGGCTCAATGCCTTTGTCTTGGACGAAGCCGATCGTCTGCTCGACGATGGTTTCACCAAGGAGATTGACGAAATCAAGAAGATTCTCCCCGACCCAGAAGAGGTCGAACGCCAAAATCTCATGTTCTCGGCTACTATTCCCCGCAACGTTGTCGATCTAGTCCGTCGTACCATGCGCCCTGGTTTCCACTTCGCCAAGTGCGTCGATGAGAACGAGGAGCCAACACACGAGCGTATTCCCCAGAAGATAGTTATGCTTGCCGGTTTCGAGAACATCATCCCCACCCTGTACGAGCTCGTGTGCAAAGAACAAGCAGAGGCTCAGAGAGGTGGATCGCGTCCCTTCAAGGCCATTGTCTACTTCAACAGCACTGCTGAAGTCACATTGGCTGCATCCGTCTTCTACAAACTCAACGGTGGCCTCAAACGCGGCAACTCACCTCTCGGTGGACTCCGCAACTTTGAAATCCACGCCAAGCTCAGCCAAGCACAGCGTACTAGAGCTGCAGATGATTTCCGCACAGCCAAAAGTGGTGTACTCTTCTCTTCTGATGTAACTGCTCGTGGTATGGATTTCCCAGAGGTCACGCACGTCATCCAGATTGGTCTTCCACGCGATCGTGACTCGTACATCCATCGTCTTGGTCGTACTGGTCGTGCTGGAAAAGAGGGTGAGGGATGGCTGTTCCTCACTCCGTTTGAGAAGCAAGAAGTGCGCCGCCGTCTCAGAGACTTGCCTCTCACCGACTCTACAAAGGAACTAAACATCGCCGCTCTTGACATGAGCCAAGAGTCCGAGATCCCGGAGGACATCAATCAGATCCTCCAGCAGTGCGTGGAAGCACACAAGAAGGTCTACCCAGACCAACTTGATGCTGCCTTCCGTGGCTTGTTTGGAAGCTACCAGTGGTATGGCGACAAGCACGGCTTGGTCGAGGGTGCAAACCGCCTAGCAGAATTCGGCTGGGGTATGGAaacaccaccaccgcctCCTGCTGCCGTGTTCAGCGGTGGTAGACGAGGTGGAGGCGGAGGCCGCAGTGGTGGCTATGGAGGAAACCGTGATGGAGGTCGCGGTGGCTTTGGAGACCGTGGTGGTGACCGAAGGGGAGGCGGCGGCTTCGGTGGTGACCGTGGCGGTGATCGAcgaggtggaggtggaggtggcTACAGTCGTGGCTTCGGTGGTGGACGGGGTCATGGTGGCCACGACACAGGCCCAAGCCGCGGCTTTGGCGGCGACAGGAGAGGTGGAAGCGGAGGCGGAGGTTTCGGCGGTGACCGACAGAGACGCGAGCCTCGCATGGCGTTCTAA
- a CDS encoding Ubiquitin-protein ligase, with protein sequence MSSPKRRIETDVMKMYVAYLIHRCNAMRLASSVALLMSDYEVTLVNDNMQEFYVRFKGPVETPFEGGLWKIHVELPDQYPYKSPSIGFVNRIFHPNIDELSGSVCLDVINQTWSPMYDMINIFEVFLPQLLRYPNPTDPLNGEAAALLMREPKSYDAKVKEYVQKYANKDTAEDSDKDDGDDDEMSSVGSYESGDEDEAAGNMEDI encoded by the exons ATGAGTTCTCCAAAGAGACGTATCGAGACGGAT GTCATGAA GATGTATGTCGCATACCTTATTCATCGATGCAACGCTATGCGCCTAGCCTCCTCGGTCGCTTT GCTCATGAGTGACTACGAAGTAACTCTGGTCAACGACAACATGCAAGAGTTCTATGTTAGGTTCAAGGGCCCGGTCGAGA CTCCCTTTGAGGGTGGTCTATGGAAGATTCACGTCGAGCTACCTGATCAATACCCGTACAAGAGTCCTAGTATCGGCTTCGTCAACAGGATATTCCACCCAAACATCGACGAGCT TTCCGGCTCCGTCTGCCTCGACGTCATCAACCAGACCTGGTCTCCCATGTATGATATGATCAACATCTTCGAAGTCTTCCTTCCTCAACTCCTTCGATACCCCAACCCGACCGATCCTCTAAACGGCGAAGCCGCCGCGCTACTTATGAGAGAGCCAAAGAGCTACGACGCCAAGGTCAAGG AATATGTGCAAAAGTACGCCAATAAGGACACGGCCGAGGACTCCGACAAAGATGATGGCGATGATGACGAAATGAGCTCTGTCGGCAGTTACGAGTCTGGCGATGAAGACG
- a CDS encoding PanB, Ketopantoate hydroxymethyltransferase, whose translation MSRALLSTLRTPLRLTNKTSRLPSLSLSPSPLLPIPTRWSSHSPLGAALTRKPVTIASLQSMYRKHEPITMITAHDFPSAHVADHAGMDMILVGDSLAMVALGMEDTSEILLEEMLLHCKSVARATKAAFTVGDLPMGSYEISPQQALTTAITMLKIGRVKAIKLEGGEQMAPTIRTITTAGIPVLAHVGLTPQRAHALSGFRVQGRTAASALQVLRDARAVQNAGAFAVVLEAVPAEVAAVVTKELRIPTIGIGAGAGCAGGVLFFLTLFIIIYKITYETNN comes from the exons ATGTCGCGTGCCCTCCTATCCACCCTGCGAACGCCTCTGCGTCTCACAAACAAGACGTCTAGGCTGCCATCGCTCTCGCTCTCGCCGTCGCCTCTCTTACCCATCCCAACACGATGGAGTTCGCACTCCCCCCTCGGCGCAGCCCTCACCCGCAAACCCGTCACAATCGCCAGCCTCCAATCCATGTACCGCAAGCACGAACCCATAACCATGATAACCGCCCACGACTTCCCCAGCGCCCACGTCGCCGACCACGCCGGCATGGACATGATACTAGTCGGCGACAGCCTCGCCATGGTCGCCCTAGGCATGGAAGACACGTCTGAAATCCTCCTCGAAGAAATGCTACTGCATTGTAAATCCGTGGCGCGCGCTACTAAAGCAGCGTTTACCGTTGGTGACCTCCCCATGGGAAGCTACGAGATTAGCCCCCAGCAGGCTCTGACGACTGCGATTACGATGCTGAAAATTGGTCGTGTGAAGGCTATCAAGCTCGAAGGCGGCGAACAGATGGCACCTACTATAAGGACTATAACGACCGCTGGTATTCCTGTTCTCGCACATGTAGGACTGACACCGCAACGCGCGCACGCCCTGTCTGGTTTCCGTGTCCAGGGCCGCACCGCTGCATCTGCACTGCAAGTCCTACGCGATGCGCGCGCCGTGCAAAACGCAGGCGCCTTTGCCGTAGTACTTGAAGCCGTCCCCGCTGAAGTAGCGGCCGTGGTGACCAAGGAGTTACGGATACCGACGATTGGGATTGGGGCTGGGGCTGGGT GTGCTGGCGGCGTTCTATTCTTCCTTACGTTGTTCATCATCATCTACAAGATCACCTACGAAACCAACAACTAG